CTCCGACGACCAGCTCACCAGGGTGATGAACGGCTTCGGGGTGCGAGCCTTTCTCGTGTTGCCGTTCTATGCGCTCAACGACGTCATACTGGACCTGCGACGCAGAACGGAGACCGCACGAAAGGTCCTCATCGAGACCGACCACGGCGTGGTCTTCGTCAAGGAATTGCCCTGGTATTGCTCGTCACCCGAACACGCACGCTTTCAGACCTCGCTTCAAGAGGCGCTACGGGAGCAATCGATGCCGATTCCAGAGCTGGCGCGCGCCACCTCGGGAGAGAGATTCGTCGTCGACGGCATGTCTGGAGCGATCTTCGTCGCCCATCACTACACGCATGGCCGGAGCTGGACGGAAAGTATCGGCGAGGCGCACGCGGCGGGCGGCACGCTCGGCCGGCTCCACGGTGCCTCGAGTGGCATTCGGCTGCAAGGTTTCCCCGGCATGGACGACGTCTTTGGGACGGCGCACAAGATCACGTCCCTGCTGCGGCACGGCTGGACCCGCGAGGCGGAGCGAGACGTCGGCGCACTCGCCACCGTGCTGCTCGACACGATCGACCACTGCCGCCGCGCCGCACGTGCCGCCGGATACGGCGACACCGTGCTGCCGGTCCATGGCGACTACAACCCGTTCAATCTCCTCTACGACCTCGACTCGGACGTTGTCGCCGGGGTGGTCGATTTCGACAATGCCTGCCTCGACGATCCGGCGCACGACATCGGCGAAATCGTCGTCCGCTTTGCCTGGATGCGATACCGCGGTCTCAGCTCCGCCTACGGCGCGGTCCCCGACCAGTTCTGCGACGCGCAACTCGAAGCGGTGCTTGGCGGCTATCTCGACGCCAACGAACAGGTCGGTCGCAAGGCTCTGCCCCTGCTCCCGCACGTGGTGACCGCCGTCGCGACTGAACTGGCCGCCATCGGCCTGCTCGCGGGTTACTACTCTATCGACGACATTCCCTAGCTGAAGAAGAACGCCACCGCGTTACCCCAGATGGCTGCAGACGCCATCGCGGCGTTCACGAGATAGGTGCGCAATGACCAACATGCCAGAAAACCTGCTCTCCATCATCGGCATCGACGGCGCCGGGAAGTCGACACAGGTCTCGGCCGTGAGCGCCGCATTGTGCGATCTGGGTGTCGACGCGCGCCCGATCGTCGCCAAGGCCTTCGGGGCCCGCACAGTCACCGTCCTCGCGGAGCAGCTGACCGGTGATCGATTCGCGTATCACCCGCTGATCCCGGCGGAACTACGAGAATGGGCGCTAGCCTGCGATCTGGCGCAGTACACGCGAATCGAGTTCACGCCGCTCCTACAACAGGGAACGACGCTTGTCTGGGATCGCGGCCCGCTAGCCTACCGGGTGTCCGCCGACGTCTACGGCGGGCTCTCCGAGTGGGTGGAGCGGGCACAGGCGCTGTTCCCCTGGCCACGCCGGACGTATCTGCTGGACCTGCCAGCGTCGATCGCCGTCGACCGGCTACGCAAGCGCTCGTCGCGACCGCAGCAGGCCGACGAGTCGGAACCGCTGCTCGAGCAGGTACGCGCGGGATTGCTCAGAGAATCCCAGACGCGCGGCGATGTCGTCG
The sequence above is a segment of the Solwaraspora sp. WMMD406 genome. Coding sequences within it:
- a CDS encoding phosphotransferase encodes the protein MLAAHKPIDLSIGSFSDDQLTRVMNGFGVRAFLVLPFYALNDVILDLRRRTETARKVLIETDHGVVFVKELPWYCSSPEHARFQTSLQEALREQSMPIPELARATSGERFVVDGMSGAIFVAHHYTHGRSWTESIGEAHAAGGTLGRLHGASSGIRLQGFPGMDDVFGTAHKITSLLRHGWTREAERDVGALATVLLDTIDHCRRAARAAGYGDTVLPVHGDYNPFNLLYDLDSDVVAGVVDFDNACLDDPAHDIGEIVVRFAWMRYRGLSSAYGAVPDQFCDAQLEAVLGGYLDANEQVGRKALPLLPHVVTAVATELAAIGLLAGYYSIDDIP